A single Thunnus thynnus chromosome 6, fThuThy2.1, whole genome shotgun sequence DNA region contains:
- the rbm10 gene encoding RNA-binding protein 10, which produces MDYERRGGRGDRIGRYGNTHNDHNFRDMDYRGYGQEDEVTGTGYDVRAEEDRLYGRDEQSLSVHDFSPGRLQDRPGFHQRGDGRGDIGREGKGLQWPPCSQSQPDLAPPMLQREEEGSRREFEQLRTGLQERGRGKGGRGFPENTALHLGSREANWGRGGAHSEQMEYNTARQREEDRFSRGAGKRRAFPVGSEEHGCGSAGPDLSLEELDQRDQDYRADQDHNQRPSNIIMLRMLPPNATANEIRAQLQEQGIQPREVRLMRNKSSGQSRGFAFVEFNVIQEATRWMETNQGVLLILGQRVSMHYSDPKPRANEDWLCNKCGVQNFKRREKCFKCSVPKSEAELKLPQLQRDLPIGLQKESAQGLLPLPAPYHSSGPTVNPGQATQQADVANDTLILRNLGPHTSVEAILSALAPFATLSPSNVRLIKDKHTHLNRGFAFLQLSTIVEASQLLQILQALQPALSIDGKAIVVEFAKGSKRDVFLTDGSRVSAATVASTAIAAAQWAVTQTAQNGSGGGQSIETAVYQQGEAVTYNQEGHEYSGPDGTTFKAQADTRVAALPGTGAALMGAYTAGAAPAVISSEAVTSGGGVVQQPLIHTQTALITTATTIPATQVEIVGKPQPATPSQPATPGTEHELQQYPVPDVSTYQYDESSGYYYDPLTGLYYDPNSQYYYNPHTQQYMYWDGDKQTYIPAAAGQSNTEGAPTSDYAGPSDSPFATPGSKEKKDKPKNKTAQQIAKDMERWAKSLNRQKENMRSVSSSPAVGSTALPPGYTRAPGHSRLDDRRESASADAGYAVLEKKGALSERPQIFLDQIRQTTESSPPLQQGLVPAYSGETDSEEEGGEKDEKEGRMTDWVKLACLLCRRQFPSKEALIRHQQLSELHKQNLEQRRAQQDASGKERFADGPEPPDKKRKFSPIDGITGTSLGARMLQGGVKKGLLLHNMQVE; this is translated from the exons ATGGACTATGAGCGGAG GGGTGGGAGAGGTGACCGCATAGGTCGATATGGCAACACCCACAACGATCACAACTTTCGGGACATGGACTACCGAGGCTATGGCCAAGAGGACGAGGTGACAGGAACGGGATATGATGTCAGAGCAGAAGAGGACAGACTGTATGGACGTGACGAGCAATCACTGAGTGTCCATGACTTCTCACCAGGTCGTCTTCAAGACCGCCCTGGGTTTCACCAGAGAGGAGATGGGCGAGGGGACATTGGGCGTGAGGGGAAAGGGCTCCAGTGGCCCCCTTGCTCTCAGTCGCAGCCTGATCTAGCCCCTCCCATGCtccagagagaagaggagggatcTAGGAGAGAGTTTGAGCAGTTACGGACTGGCCTGCAGGAAAGGGGTAGGGGGAAAGGTGGAAGAGGCTTCCCTGAGAACACTGCCCTGCATTTAGGGAGTAGGGAGGCCAACTGGGGTCGTGGTGGTGCCCATTCTGAACAGATGGAATACAATacagcaagacagagagaggaggacaggttCTCTCGTGGGGCAGGGAAGAGGAGG GCTTTTCCAGTGGGGTCAGAGGAGCATGGCTGTGGGAGTGCTGGTCCAGACCTATCTCTTGAGGAGTTGGATCAAAGGGACCAGGACTACCGTGCTGATCAAGACCACAACCAGAGGCCCAGCAACATCATAATGCTTCGCATGCTGCCACCTAATGCCACCGCCAATGAG ATCCGTGCACAACTTCAGGAGCAGGGGATCCAACCAAGAGAGGTTCGCCTCATGAGGAACAAATCATCAG GTCAGAGCCGAGGATTCGCCTTCGTCGAGTTTAATGTCATACAGGAGGCCACCCGCTGGATGGAGACCAACCAG ggAGTGCTGTTGATTCTGGGACAGAGAGTGTCGATGCACTACAGCGACCCAAAACCACGTGCCAACGAGGACTGGCTCTGCaacaag TGTGGTGTGCAAAACTTTAAAAGGAGGGAGAAGTGCTTCAAATGCAGTGTGCCCAAATCAG aggctgagctgaagtTGCCCCAGTTGCAAAGGGATTTGCCCATTGGTCTTCAAAAGGAGAGTGCACAAGGCTTACTGCCCCTGCCAGCACCCTACCACTCTTCTGGTCCTACTGTCAACCCAGGACAAGCTACACAGCAGGCAGATGTTGCCAATGACA CTCTGATCCTTAGAAACCTCGGCCCGCATACTTCAGTGGAAGCCATTTTATCTGCTTTGGCTCCATTTGCCACTCTTTCCCCTTCCAACGTTCGCCTGATCAAGGACAAGCACACACATCTCAACAGGGGCTTTGCCTTTCTACAGCTCTCTACCATAGTG GAGGCATCTCAGCTGCTCCAGATCTTGCAGGCTCTCCAGCCAGCTCTCTCTATTGACGGGAAAGCTATTGTGGTGGAATTTGCCAAAGGCTCCAAACG tgatgtgtttctgacagaTGGCAGCAGAGTGAGTGCTGCTACAGTGGCCAGCACAGCTATCGCTGCTGCACAGTGGGCTGTAACACAG ACTGCTCAGAATGGCTCAGGTGGAGGCCAGAGTATAGAGACAGCAGTGTATCAGCAGGGGGAAGCAGTCACATACAATCAGGAGGGGCATGAATACTCTGGGCCAGATGGCACCACTTTCAAGGCCCAGGCAGATACCAGGGTTGCTGCTTTGCCCGGTACAGGAGCAGCCCTGATGGGCGCATACACAGCAGGAGCTGCCCCAG CTGTCATTTCGTCTGAGGCAGTGACATCTGGCGGAGGCGTCGTGCAGCAGCCTCTTATTCATACACAGACTGCTCTCATCACCACAGCTACCACCATACCAGCCACACAG GTTGAGATTGTGGGAAAACCACAACCAGCTACTCCCAGCCAACCTGCAACACCGGGCACTGAACATGAGCTCCAGCAATACC CTGTGCCAGATGTGTCCACATACCAGTATGATGAAAGCTCTGGCTACTATTACGACCCGCTCACAGGACTCTACTATGACCCTAACTCCCAG TACTACTACAACCCTCACACTCAGCAGTACATGTACTGGGATGGAGATAAGCAGACGTACATTCCTGCTGCTGCCGGCCAGTCCAACACAGAAGGTGCTCCCACGAGTGACTACGCAGGCCCTTCAGACTCACCGTTTGCTACCCCTGGCAGCaaggagaaaaaagacaaacccAAGAATAAAACTGCTCAACAG ATTGCTAAAGATATGGAACGCTGGGCAAAGAGTCTCAATAGACAGAAGGAGAACATGCGCTCTGTCTCTTCTTCCCCTGCCGTCGGCTCCACTGCTCTTCCACCTGGTTACACTAGGGCACCTGGCCACAGTCGCCTAGATGACCGTCGAGAATCTGCTAGTGCTGATGCAGGCTATGCTGTTCTGGAGAAAAAG GGGGCACTGTCTGAACGGCCTCAGATTTTTCTGGACCAGATCCGACAAACTACAGAG tcTTCCCCTCCTCTGCAGCAGGGTCTGGTCCCAGCCTACAGTGGAGAAACTGACAGCGAAGAAGAAGGAGGCGAGAAAGACGAGAAAGAAGGGAGAATGACAGACTGGGTTAAACTGGCCTGTCTCCTGTGTAGGAGGCAGTTCCCCAGCAAGGAGGCCCTTATTAGACACCAGCAGCTCTCTGAACTACACAAG CAAAACCTGGAACAGAGAAGAGCCCAGCAGGACGCTTCAGGAAAAGAG AGATTTGCAGATGGACCTGAACCTCCTGATAAGAAAAGGAAGTTTAGCCCCAT tgATGGGATCACAGGCACTAGTCTTGGTGCCAGGATGCTGCAGGGAGGTGTGAAAAAGGGGCTTCTGTTGCACAATATGCAAGTGGAATGA
- the lrrc23 gene encoding leucine-rich repeat-containing protein 23: MDEDVLSDVEGDEEVQQEGLGEEEAQACSLTQETITQGLSLLCRTGNGLGHAFVKLDLKDKRLNDIAAISSYIHLRFLDVSKNRLTDLSPLASLTQLLWLKVDNNAVACFKGQPFAQLTYLQWLSMAVNKLTELGGLVGPALESLNLTGNSIQKLTGLQSACFANLVTLELRGNQLDTTDGINLPNLRQLYLAQNVIKRLEGLGRLERLTTLHLRDNQLDSLNGLSPNMKCLQYLNVRGNVILDENALQSLGLVSKSLRALILSENPLVETTDYRMWVLILLPKLERIDKDPVSPEERTEAWERIKERKEEEIPEP; encoded by the exons ATGGATGAAGATGTCTTGTCGGATGTAGAGGGAGATGAAGAAGTACAGCAAGAAGGACTCGGAGAAGAGGAG GCACAGGCTTGCTCTTTGACACAAGAAACTATTACTCAGGGGCTCTCATTACTGTGCCGAACGGGAAATGGACTAGGACATGCGTTTGTTAAACTGGACCTAAAAGACAA ACGGCTGAATGACATAGCTGCAATCAGCAGTTATATTCACCTACGTTTCCTGGATGTGTCCAAAAACCGCCTAACTGATCTTTCTCCTCTGGCATCACTGACCCAGCTACTTTGGCTGAAG GTTGACAATAATGCTGTAGCATGCTTCAAAGGGCAACCTTTTGCTCAGTTGACCTACCTGCAGTGGCTGAGTATGGCAGTGAACAAGCTGACAGAGCTTGGTGGTCTTGTTGGACCTGCCTTAGAGAGCCTCAATCTTACAG GTAACAGTATTCAGAAACTGACAGGTCTTCAGAGTGCTTGTTTTGCCAACCTGGTAACTCTAGAGCTGAGGGGAAACCAGTTGGATACCACTGATGGCATCAACCTTCCCAACCTGCGGCAACTATATTTG GCCCAAAATGTTATTAAACGTCTGGAGGGTTTGGGGAGGTTAGAGCGCCTCACCACCCTTCACCTTCGAGACAACCAGCTAGATTCTCTGAATGGCCTCAGCCCCAACATGAAGTGTCTCCAATACCTCAATGTCAG AGGTAATGTAATCTTAGATGAGAATGCCCTGCAAAGCCTTGGCCTTGTGTCAAAATCTCTGCGAGCTTTGATCCTCTCTGAGAATCCACTGGTGGAAACGACGGACTACCGGATGTGGGTTCTGATTCTCCTTCCAAAGCTGGAACGCATTGACAAAGATCCTGTCTCCCCTGAGGAGAGGACTGAGGCCTGGGAGAGAATCAAG GAACGTAAAGAAGAGGAAATACCTGAGCCATAA
- the LOC137184572 gene encoding rho-related GTP-binding protein RhoA-C-like: MAAIRKKLVIVGDGACGKTCLLIVFSKDQFPEVYVPTVFENYVADIEVDGKQVELALWDTAGQEDYDRLRPLSYPDTDVILMCFSVDSPDSLENIPEKWTPEVKHFCPNVPIILVGNKKDLRNDEHTRRELAKMKQEPVKYEDGKEMANRISAYGYQECSAKTKDGVREVFEMATRAALQAKKRGKKSTCLLL; encoded by the exons ATGGCTGCTATCAGGAAGAAGCTGGTGATAGTTGGGGATGGTGCGTGTGGTAAGACCTGTCTGCTCATCGTCTTCAGTAAGGATCAGTTCCCAGAGGTCTACGTCCCAACTGTGTTTGAGAACTATGTGGCAGACATTGAAGTGGATGGGAAACAG gTGGAGCTAGCACTCTGGGATACAGCAGGTCAGGAAGACTATGACAGACTGAGGCCTCTCTCCTACCCTGACACTGATGTCATCCTCATGTGCTTCTCTGTAGACAGCCCTGATAGTTTAG AGAACATTCCAGAAAAGTGGACACCTGAAGTGAAACACTTCTGTCCAAATGTTCCCATCATCCTAGTTGGTAATAAAAAAGATCTGCGCAATGATGAGCACACCCGACGAGAACTTGCCAAAATGAAACAG GAACCAGTCAAATATGAAGATGGCAAAGAGATGGCGAACCGCATCAGTGCCTACGGCTACCAAGAGTGTTCTGCCAAAACCAAAGATGGCGTGAGGGAAGTCTTTGAGATGGCAACTAGGGCAGCACTGCAGGCCAAGAAACGTGGCAAGAAGTCCACCTGCCTTCTGTTATAG